In a single window of the Nicotiana tomentosiformis chromosome 8, ASM39032v3, whole genome shotgun sequence genome:
- the LOC104118235 gene encoding uncharacterized protein: MGLVSTNNSGESSHAAHQGSDHKKEQHAVSVNEINTDPVEAVVSNGAEELQIDVHAIKVTNVYNVAPGQPQQLLAKINGTISLINHKSKAAVLKKPNVTQDCGATLVAAALARVSQDLRVTNGHNGGGGSTWDKQSAGVEKINTEVLHLLKNEQGQTNIKYVPDATAAHEELVEKQAGFIATIVHDERQELEGVDALDSVTSTDDNVVLEQGKSCPTHSAGHANVGHTSEVQINFAAGHVREAGKNTSHGEVKLTEVDVMRDGKILKHHNQVTKGAEALETGERNNKPAAIDTGT; this comes from the coding sequence ATGGGTTTGGTGTCAACAAATAACAGTGGTGAAAGTTCACATGCTGCTCATCAAGGATCAGATCATAAGAAGGAGCAACATGCAGTTTCAGTTAATGAGATTAATACAGATCCAGTTGAAGCAGTTGTAAGCAACGGTGCTGAGGAGTTGCAAATCGATGTGCACGCTATTAAAGTTACTAACGTTTACAATGTTGCACCTGGGCAACCTCAACAGCTGTTAGCAAAAATTAATGGTACAATTTCTCTTATTAACCATAAATCTAAAGCTGCTGTTTTGAAAAAACCAAACGTGACTCAAGATTGTGGTGCCACTCTAGTTGCGGCAGCTCTAGCGAGAGTTTCTCAGGATTTGAGGGTTACTAATGGTCATAATGGTGGTGGAGGTTCAACTTGGGATAAGCAATCTGCAGGTGTTGAAAAAATAAATACTGAAGTTTTGCATCTACTAAAAAACGAACAGGGACAGACTAACATCAAATATGTCCCTGATGCAACTGCTGCACACGAAGAACTAGTTGAAAAACAAGCAGGTTTTATAGCTACTATTGTGCATGATGAGAGACAAGAACTTGAAGGAGTTGATGCTTTGGATAGTGTAACTAGTACAGATGATAACGTAGTGCTTGAACAAGGAAAAAGCTGTCCAACACATTCAGCTGGCCATGCCAATGTTGGGCACACTAGTGAAGTGCAAATTAATTTTGCTGCAGGACATGTGCGCGAAGCTGGAAAGAATACATCTCATGGTGAGGTGAAGTTGACTGAGGTTGATGTTATGAGGGATGGGAAAATTCTTAAACATCACAACCAGGTTACTAAGGGAGCAGAAGCTTTAGAAACAGGGGAACGAAACAATAAACCTGCTGCTATTGATACTGGTACATGA